The stretch of DNA tgaaatatatttattaattgtggttcttacaaaaaatatatcttataaaatataaaagctaaaatgtctcttaaagctctgcccctttaattagtgcatactaaataatttaactttagcctactactacaaccatattatttaccagcaacataaagtgaaacagaggcagaggtgtcttgccacagtcagtaacaaataaacagaaaacagtattggtcaaatacaaataaggcaacaagagaagtatcctacacttctcttttgtaaagtaaatctgaacagcctatatgggcatctacatcaactatatgatttgcctgaaaatatcaaaaaacatttttttaattttttttaatttgtggcggaagtaattctttcgtggcgggccgccacaaataaatgaatgtgtgggaaacactgatatgtatttatgtatatactgtatgtacttatatatgtgtgtatatatgtatgtatgtatgtatatttatgtgtatatgtacttatatatgtgtgtatatatgtatgtgtgtatatatgtatgtatttatttatttgtatatgtacttatatatgtgtgtatatatgtatgtatgtatttatgtatatatgtacttatatatgtgtgtatatatgtatgtgtgtatatacgtatgtatgtatttatgtatgtgtgtatatatgtatgtatgtatttatgtatatatgtacttatatacagtatgtgtgtatatatgtatgtatgtatttatttgtatatgtacttatatatgtgtgtatatatgtatgtgtgtatatatgtatgtatgtatttatgtatatatgtacttatatatgtgtgtatatatgtatgtgtgtatatatgtatgtatgtatttatgtatatatgtacttatatatgtgtgtatatatgtatgtgtctaaatatgtatatatgtacttatatatgtgtgtatatatgtatgtgtgtaaatatgtatatatgtacttatatatgtgtatatatatgtatgtgtgtatcagtggcgtgcggtgaggttaatgtctggtgaggcactgcatcatcacagtcagatttacaaacatatgaaccctaaatagtatcttattcaccatgtgattggcagcagttaacgggttatgtttaaaagctcataccagcattctttacacaactgtagcacacaaaaaagcacatttaattaaaaaaaaacattattatggtcttacctttcttgctggacagccttgcgtgtgtaccacgccgtttgaaaagaacgggtcttctgtcccgaagtcaaaagcaaaccttttagctctggCGTTtgtatacctttaattattacctcctgcttcgattgaaagtccagtttagaaaactgttttattttacatatgtaatcctccatgtttttaataaaagtccaggctagagcaaataaacaatcgcttgcaaactttttttttttttcttctgcggccgaggaatgatctctgagatcactaccgccctctacaaccgggaggccggattactgcgagcctcaaccagtacgtcttttgcagcagatttatgaatgctcagcacaagaaatacgttacacacatacagtttttgacaaaatacactgtaaattatatacctcagctaactaaactatgccatagtttagttagctgatataattcatatagcaatacagtttcactgcacagcaggccagcagttagccgagtccgcaatccatgttgaggcacaaatcagtgacgtgcctcaactggctgctgatcaccgcaccgtctcttctcagtatttgaacggcaaatgtgaaaatgaaaataaaaataatctaaaactggtgaagttaaatggaaaataactttagtataatcactagatacatataacaatttaattattatttttttctttttacattttttttctttccatgacggcaggtgaggccccgcctcccctgcctctagtgacggcacgccactggtgtgtatatatgtatgtatgtatgtacttatatatgtgtgtatatatgtatgtatgtatttatgtttatatgtacttatatatgtgtgtatgtatgtatgtatttatgtatatatgtacttatatatgtatgtatgtgtgtacatacatgtatgtatatatgtatgtatatatatgtatgtctatgtttacatatgtgtctatatgtatgtatattcagtatgtatgtatgtatatatgtgtatatatatatggatgtatgtatatgtttgtgtgtgcgtgtgtgcatatatgtgtgtttgaatgtgtatatatatgtatgtatgtgtatatatatatatatatatacatatatatatatatatatatatatatatatatatatatatatatatatatatgtatatatatatatatatatatatatatatatatatatatatatacatatatatatatatatatatatatatatatatatatatatatatatatatatatatatatatatatatatatatatatatatatatatatatatatgtgggaaaaaatcacaagactatttcatctctacaggcctgtttcatgaggggtttcctcaatcctcaggagatttacatacatacatttatatatatatatatatatatatatatatatatatatatatatatatatatatatatatatatatatatatatatatatatatatatatatatatatatatatatatatataaatgtatgtatgtatgtatgtatgtatatatatgtgtgtgtatataatacaaatgtattgtgtgtgtgtgtgtgtgaccacagGACTGCTGATGTCAGCGTAGACGTCATGTGACTCTCCATTGGATCTTCATCAAGTTGTCCTCCTCGCTATCCGTTAGCATGGTTAGCATCAGTGTCACTACGCTAGGTTACAAGCTGATGACATCATCAAAAATTACCTTTGACCTTTCAATGTTGTGTACTACATTGCCAAATAAAAAGGCGTGCACGTTTTCAACTTTattagtcgcacacacacacatcaacacaaATGTACATCATTTCCTTTCCTCGTCTCCTATTTCCTCATGTAGCCCAGCATCACCTGGGGGGCGGAGCTCAAGGCTCGGCGGCGTATCACTCGTCGTAGCCCCGCCTCCTCTTCGTTCAGCCGCTTCACTCTGAGCAGCGGCGGCTGGTCGCTAGGTGACGAAGAGGAGGCGTCGTCCAGGGACCGCCGGCTTCTCCTGTGGGCGGAGCCGGTGCTTTCGACGTGGCGTCGGACTCGGCGGCCGGAGGGGGCGGGGTCAGGGCCTACGACGGACAGGAGGCTGGCGAGCATACGTCTAAAGAGGCGGGACATGACGGTGACGGACATGACACCTTGTCACGACATAAACGCACTCACCTCACGTCTTCGTCCTCGTCCTCGTCTCGTTGGAGTCGCTCGTGTCTGGCCCCGTCCACCTGCGTCTCCATCCTGCCGATCACACGCCAACGTTAACTGAAGGTCCGCCCCCTCAAAGCGATTGACAGCCTCACCTGTCCATCAGGGCCTCAAGCAGCTGCGGTGCCACCAGCGTCCACCAGGGCGCCGGGGGCCTGCCCATGCTCAGGCCCCGCCCCGTCTCCTCATAGTCGGCGGGGGGCCGACCCCGGAAGTCTCCACGTGCTCCGTCCTCCTCCAGCAGCACGTCGTCTCCCGCCACCTCGGCGAGGAGACGGAGCACGGCGCGGGCGTAGGCTGCGAACATGCCAGAGCTTGGTTGGATTGGTCAGCGCTTGATGAATATTTGTCAGCTGTCAATCAACCTGCTCGCTGTTCCTCTTGCTCCCGCCTCTGGCCTTTCGCCACCAACCGCTGGAGGGCCTGCTCCAAGCTCCGCCCACTCCAGCCCTCATCCCTCAGCCAGGCGGCATAGGGCGCGCCCTCGCCATCGTAGGCCAGTAGGTTCTGACGTCGGACTCCGCCTCCTGTGAGGTCCAAGCCACGCCCACCAAGACCTGCGGGAGCACACTAAAACAGAGCGTTACCCtccgaggccacgccccctcaccAACACTCGTCATACACaggtcaccatggcaacaaatTGACTTGAAGAGGCGGGGCTTGGCTttaaagagttttttttttttttccagagtgCCAACCAACCACAGGGATTCGTTTTCTTCGGTTGCCATGGCGATGTCACCTGGCTCTGCGTCAGGAAGCGATGACGTCATGTTTGCGGCTAGGCTAACGCGAGCAGGTGAGGGGATGACGCCACTTCCTGTGCGTGCTCGTCGTGGCAAACATCATCACCCCTGCCGGGAGACTGTTGCCATGGCGACCATCTCCTGTCACCATGGCGACCATCTCCTGTCACCATGGCGACCGGCAGCTTAAATGCGACACGGAAAACGGCAAAGAAACCAAAACGATGTAACCCTCAAAAAGGGGGGTTCACCTTGTTGCCGTGAAGACAGAGAGAAAAGGCGGCAATGCGGTCCTACCTGAGCGACGGCGGCGAGCAGCAGCGGCAGCGAGACGAGCGACGCCATTCTGCCGACTGAGCGTGCTCGGCCAGTGCGCAACATGGAGGTGGCGGGGGAGGGGAAGGTGGGAGGAGCGCGGATGGCGGgccggagggagggagggagacagAGGAAAGGGGGAAGGAGGGGCCAGCATCAGGTGAAGCCTCATGTTACATAAGAGGTCCTTCAAGGTGACTGGCGTGTTGCCGTGGCAACAGAGGATGCTCGTTTTCAATAACAACACCGCTTTGTTTTCCTCTTTATTGAAATCTTACACTGAACAAAGGGCAGGGGGAGGGGCAGGGGGCGTGTCCATAGCAACAACATCATCATGATCACCATGgttactgacacacacacacacaggaaggagGAGCATCACAAGCGTCCAACAGAGATGGATGCTGATTGGCTGCTGAGCCGCGCCAGCTAACCTAGGCGTTAGCTCGCTAACACAAAGGAAATATTAGCATAGTTAGCATCAAGACGACGTTGGAAAAAGGAGGAGGGGCAGGAAGCATCATGAGAGGTAAGAGGCGGGGCATTTAGTACGAGGACATAACCGCCTGTCAGCAGCGTTGCATTGTGGGAAGCCAGCAGGTTATGGCTTCCTGCCAAGGACACGTGATCGGGGCTCACATCTGATTGGAGAAGGAGGTGGGCGCGTCCTGCTGGCGGTACTCGCCGTCCTGCGGGCAAACAGAGGGGGCGGAGCCAATGAGCGAGCGCTTTAGTCAACATGGCGGACATGGCTCACCTGGTTGTAGTCCGGCTGGTAGCCGCCCTGGCCGCCGGCATAGGGGTCCTGCTCGTACGCATCCGGGGCGGCGGGCTTGTCCTGAGGGGGCGGGGCTCTCATGAAGGGGGCGATGATGCCCGTCTCCTTGAAGACGAACCACAGGTTCCCCGCCCACAGGACCAGGTTGATGAAGCCGAACGCCTGAAGGCAAGACCGCAGCGTTAGGCGCCGTCGGCCGGGCCCCGCCCACCCGACCTTACCACGGATGTGTTGAGTCCGGACATGACGGGGTCGTGGACCTCGCGGCATTGGTTCTCCTCGCCCTCGCAAGCGGAGATCAAGGTGATGACGTAGTCGGGGTCGGTGGCCGTCTTCACGTCGGACAGACCCTTTGCCCACGCCGCCGAGCTCACCAGCCACATGAAGGTCATCACCGCCGTCACGCCCAGGTCCtgaacacgcacacgcacacacacacacacgcacacacacgtcagcCCAGCACCACCAGGGGCCGGGGGCGGGGCCCACTCACCAGCAGGGGGCCCTTGTTGTTCTCCTTGTACTTGTCCAGGAAGAAGACGTAGATAGCGAGCGCCGCCGTCACGTACAGGAAGGACAAGACGCCGATGGTCACAAAGAACTCGGCGGAGGAGGAATAGTCGCCCACCAGGAAGATGTGCTCCGTGCCACGCTTACATGTGGGGGCGTCGAAGTAGACTTGGTGCAGCCTGACACACGATTTATTGGAAGTGGGTCTTCAGATTTGAAGCAAACTaaatttctgcactgatttttttttacaccggaTTTTTAaacgtttaattttttttacaacaatttttttcactgaatttttctgcatcaATTTTTTTTATACTAAAATTTGATACActgaggttgtattttttttacacagaattgttGTACACTTAATTTGTTATACGCTGTTTTCTTTTCGCAAAATTTTTGTgcgctgaatttttttacactaaagtgttatacacttaattttttacactgatattttttgtacTAAATTTCGAAGCAGAATTTTTCTGCACGAGTAttttagacaatttttttttacacttaattatttcacgctgaattttcatacagttaattttttacactgatattTTTATACAAAATTTTCTACACGGAATATGTCTGCACTGGTTTTTTTAGACTAattttttacagttaattttttTAAGCTGAATTCTTCTGTGCAAAATTTTTCACACAGAATCTTCATACGCTTTTTCTGTACAGATTattttagactgattttttttttacgctgaatttttctgcatttaatttttttacactgaatatttgttACGTAtaattttttacgctgaatttgtCTGCATTCAAAATTTTTTGcactatattttttatacaatttttttttacacaatttttttacgctgaatttttctgCGCTGAATTTTTCCACACATAATTTTTTACACTAGTATTTGTTATACAAAATGTTCTATGTTTAATTTTtctgatttttttacacaaaaattgatacacttaattttttaggCAGAATTTTTTCACACAGAATTTTcatacactaaatttttttacaccatttttttctgCATGGATTAAATCAGACTGATTTTTTCAACATATGATTTTTTTGGACTCTGAATATTTCTGCATttaactttttttacactgaatatttgttACGTATATTTTCTTACGCTGAAGTTGTcagcatttgatttttttttacactgaatttttgcgcaccaaattttttaaatttactacACCTTATTTTATACACTTATGTTTGTTAagctgtattttattattttttttagactgaattttttaacgtacaattttttacactgatttattttacactgacattttaaACACGAGAATTTTGCTTACAATTTGTGTCTAATGAGATTGTCAACGTAATTTAATGTAGAAAAATTCAGTTCAATAGGAAAGTCACctaaataaatacatgtcaaaataaaagcgttGGTAATAAAAACCCAAATCCACACTTTCTGACCTGAAAGGGTATTCAAAGTCCACCTGGACGCTCAGGTCGCTCTCTGTGCGGTTCTTGCACTCCACGGAGACGCGGAACGTCCCGGAATAACTCCCACATGTGGAGAAGGCCAAGATGGCGAAGAGCTGGGGGCGGGGCCAAAAGGGTGATGTCATTGACTGGGTCGTTAGGTCACTTATTGGTGATGACGCAATCATTCAGCCACTCACCCACTGTAGAACCTTGATGAAGCCCAGGGGAACCTTCAGAACCCGAAACTGACCCTGAGCCACCAGCTGGGAAACACACGAGACAAGGTTGACCTTTTTGACCAGGTAAAAACTGATGACGTCATTTAGTGACGGTCATGCTAGCAGTTAGCTCCCTGCTTGGCAAGGACACGACGTCATCACGTGACAACATCAGATAATCATCATCCGCGGCTGCCGTTTCACGCAGTCACGCACGACACACACGCGCCCCATTAGGGGGGTGGCGGGAAGGGACAGCCGCTAAACCCCccgaggcccccccccccccccccccatccacccccaaccccaccccgcAAATCGTCTTCATCGTCTCACGCGCATATTCACGTTCTGCGCCATGTTCGCGAGGAtgcgtggggggtggggggtggggggtgggggggtgggggtgggatgAAGATGATCCGACATGGCGGGTAAAAAGAGTGTCGACATGAAAGGAAAGAAGATGAACGAAATGTCTTCTTTTACCTGATTGACGACGTCCATGTTTGACTTGGATAGGACAGCACGGAGGAAGCGAGGGATGGGGGGTGatggagaggggtgggggggggggggggggcaggacgACGCACGCGCGAGGAGGGAGGCGCACTGTAAGGGggtcttggggggggggggggtgtctggAATGGCGCGTAAGTATTTTTTAGGGCTGgcagaataaataaaaatatcttCATAATTGATAAAACTGCAGTGACGTCACATAACGTGGGTGTGGCCAGcgtgtattttcatacaaaataaCAGGGGGAGTGCCTAAGTGTATTTTCATATCCTATACAAAATAACAGGGTGTGGCCTGTGTGTGTTTACTCATTAACAGGGGGTGTGGCCTGTGTCTGTTTACTAAATAACAGGGGGTGTGGCCTGTGTGTGGTTACTAAATAACAGGGGGTGTGGTCTGTGTGTATTTAGTCATTAACAGGGGGTGTGGCATGTGTCTGTTTACTCAGTAGCAGGGGGTGCGGCCTGTGTGTTTACTCAGTAACAGGGGGTGTGgtctgtgtgtgtttactaaataCCAGGGGGTGTGGCCTGTGTCTGTTTATTAAATACCAGGGGGTGCAGCCTGTGTGTGTTTACTCAGTAACAGGGGGTGTGgtctgtgtgtgtttactaaataCCAGGGGGTGTGGCCTGCGTCTGTTTACTAAATACCAGGGGGTGTGTCCTGTGTCTGTTTACTCAGTAACAGGGGGTGTGgcctgtgtgtgtttactaaataCCAGGGGGTGTGGCCTGTGTCTGTTTACTAAATAACAGGGTGTGTGGCCTGTGTGTGTTTACTCAGTAACAGGGGGTGTGgcctgtgtgtgtttactaaataACAGAGGGTGTGTGGCCTGTGTGTGTTTATTAAATAAAAGGGGGTGTGGTCTGTGTCTGTTTACTAAATAacagggggcgtggcctgtgtgTGGTTACTCAGTAACAAGGGGTGTGGTCTGTGTGTGGTTACTAAATAAAAGGGTGTGTGGCCTGTGTGTGTTTACTCAGTAACAGGGGGTGTGGCCTGTGTCTGTTTACTCAGTAGCAGGGGGTGTGGCCTGTTTGTGTTTACTAAATAACAGAGGGTGTGTGGCCTATGAGTGTTTACTAAATAAAAGGGTGTGTGGCCTGTGTGTGTTTACTCAGTAACAGGGGGTGTGGTCTGTTTGTGTTTACTAAATAACAGAGGGTGTGTGGCCTAT from Entelurus aequoreus isolate RoL-2023_Sb linkage group LG01, RoL_Eaeq_v1.1, whole genome shotgun sequence encodes:
- the LOC133657260 gene encoding uncharacterized protein LOC133657260, with amino-acid sequence MLRTGRARSVGRMASLVSLPLLLAAVAQCAPAGLGGRGLDLTGGGVRRQNLLAYDGEGAPYAAWLRDEGWSGRSLEQALQRLVAKGQRREQEEQRAAYARAVLRLLAEVAGDDVLLEEDGARGDFRGRPPADYEETGRGLSMGRPPAPWWTLVAPQLLEALMDRMETQVDGARHERLQRDEDEDEDVRRMLASLLSVVGPDPAPSGRRVRRHVESTGSAHRRSRRSLDDASSSSPSDQPPLLRVKRLNEEEAGLRRVIRRRALSSAPQVMLGYMRK
- the LOC133657259 gene encoding synaptophysin-like is translated as MDVVNQLVAQGQFRVLKVPLGFIKVLQWLFAILAFSTCGSYSGTFRVSVECKNRTESDLSVQVDFEYPFRLHQVYFDAPTCKRGTEHIFLVGDYSSSAEFFVTIGVLSFLYVTAALAIYVFFLDKYKENNKGPLLDLGVTAVMTFMWLVSSAAWAKGLSDVKTATDPDYVITLISACEGEENQCREVHDPVMSGLNTSVAFGFINLVLWAGNLWFVFKETGIIAPFMRAPPPQDKPAAPDAYEQDPYAGGQGGYQPDYNQDGEYRQQDAPTSFSNQM